In Actinoplanes sp. NBC_00393, a single genomic region encodes these proteins:
- a CDS encoding FAD-dependent oxidoreductase — protein MDTTAATSYPALTGDIETDVVVVGGGIAGLCTAWELTEAGQRVVLVEADRIAAGVTGYTTAKLSVLHTLIYARVRDSFGPEAARLYGESQQQAVERVAAVASRLDIDCELERVPAYTYSESPDGLDAIRDEVAAATEAGLAASLVTETGLPFPVAGAIRVENQAQFHPRKYLLALAEDLAARGGQIFERTRATGLDEGDPCTVTTEAGHTITARQVVIATHYPVFDRGLLFARMEPRRELVVAGPIPAELDPQGVFITTEHNTRSVRTAPYRDGQRLLIVTGEHFTPGTDGVVEHWEKLTAWAQDRFPGTPIEYRWATQDNTSADKVPFIGRFHPGTSRVYVATGFGGWGMSTGVLAGQLLAALITGTEPPWTRLYDPRRLNLAREAGSMLKLQAKVAGHFVGDRLRPSHVDSVDDIGPDAGAVVRIGGRHCAVYRDDAGGLHAVSARCTHLGCIVHFNDAETAWECPCHGSRFGIDGSVIQGPANTPLSQVDVARS, from the coding sequence CGGCATCGCCGGACTGTGCACGGCGTGGGAGCTCACCGAGGCCGGACAGCGGGTCGTGCTGGTAGAGGCCGACCGGATCGCGGCCGGCGTCACCGGCTACACCACGGCGAAACTGTCGGTGCTGCACACGCTGATCTACGCGCGGGTGCGGGACTCCTTCGGGCCGGAGGCGGCGCGGCTCTACGGCGAGTCGCAGCAGCAGGCGGTCGAGCGGGTGGCCGCGGTGGCGTCCCGGTTGGACATCGACTGCGAGCTGGAGCGGGTGCCGGCGTACACGTACTCCGAGTCACCGGACGGGCTGGACGCGATCCGCGACGAGGTGGCAGCGGCGACCGAGGCCGGCCTGGCCGCGTCGCTGGTCACCGAGACCGGGCTGCCGTTCCCGGTGGCCGGCGCGATCCGGGTGGAGAACCAGGCGCAGTTCCACCCCCGCAAGTACCTCCTTGCGCTCGCCGAGGACCTGGCGGCGCGCGGCGGGCAGATCTTCGAGCGGACCCGGGCGACCGGTCTCGACGAGGGCGACCCGTGCACGGTCACCACCGAGGCCGGGCACACGATCACGGCGCGGCAGGTGGTGATCGCGACCCACTATCCGGTGTTCGACCGGGGACTGCTGTTCGCCCGGATGGAACCGCGCCGCGAACTCGTGGTGGCCGGGCCGATCCCCGCGGAACTCGACCCGCAGGGCGTCTTCATCACCACCGAGCACAACACCAGATCAGTACGCACCGCGCCGTACCGGGACGGGCAGCGCCTGCTCATCGTCACCGGCGAACACTTCACGCCCGGCACCGACGGGGTGGTCGAGCACTGGGAGAAGTTGACGGCTTGGGCCCAGGACCGCTTTCCGGGTACGCCGATCGAGTACCGCTGGGCCACCCAGGACAACACCTCCGCCGACAAGGTGCCCTTCATCGGGCGCTTCCACCCCGGCACCTCCCGGGTGTACGTCGCCACCGGCTTCGGCGGCTGGGGCATGAGCACCGGCGTCCTCGCCGGGCAACTGCTCGCCGCGCTGATCACCGGCACCGAACCGCCCTGGACCCGCCTGTACGACCCGCGCCGGCTCAACCTGGCCCGCGAAGCCGGCTCCATGCTGAAACTGCAGGCGAAGGTGGCCGGGCACTTCGTCGGTGACCGGCTCCGCCCGTCGCACGTGGACTCGGTCGACGACATCGGGCCGGACGCCGGCGCGGTGGTCCGGATCGGCGGGCGGCACTGCGCGGTCTACCGCGACGACGCCGGCGGCCTGCACGCCGTCTCGGCGCGGTGCACGCACCTGGGCTGCATCGTGCACTTCAACGATGCCGAGACGGCGTGGGAGTGCCCGTGCCACGGTTCCCGGTTCGGGATCGACGGCTCGGTCATCCAGGGACCGGCGAACACTCCGCTGTCGCAGGTGGACGTCGCCAGGTCATGA
- a CDS encoding alpha/beta fold hydrolase: protein MTETHTLALPGVDLVYDVRGPLPPSGGRPPLLLIGQPMSAEGFNALAAHFTDRTVITYDPRGLGRSVRKDGRDDHTPQHQAADLHQLIEALGAGPVDVFASSGGAVTALELVATHPRDVVTLVAHEPPMNGVLPDAEGADRARAGFHQAYQERGWGAGMAAFMAMTMWEGEFTDAYFAQPVPDPAAFGMPAEDDGSRADPLLSKNSWAVSDYRPDPAVLAAAPTRVVIAVGEETGNTYTARTAHATAALLGQEATVFPSHHGGFLGGEFGYAGKPDEFAVKLREVLGG, encoded by the coding sequence ATGACTGAGACGCACACCCTCGCCCTGCCCGGCGTCGATCTGGTCTATGACGTCCGCGGCCCGCTGCCGCCGTCCGGCGGGCGCCCGCCGCTGCTCTTGATCGGCCAGCCGATGTCGGCGGAGGGCTTCAACGCCCTGGCCGCGCACTTCACCGACCGCACGGTGATCACCTATGACCCACGCGGGCTGGGCCGCAGTGTGCGCAAGGACGGCCGTGACGACCACACGCCGCAGCATCAGGCCGCCGATCTGCACCAGTTGATCGAGGCGCTGGGCGCCGGCCCGGTCGACGTGTTCGCCAGCAGCGGTGGCGCGGTGACCGCCCTGGAGCTGGTGGCGACCCACCCGCGCGACGTCGTCACGCTGGTGGCGCACGAGCCACCGATGAACGGTGTGCTGCCCGACGCCGAGGGGGCCGACCGGGCCCGGGCCGGGTTCCACCAGGCTTATCAGGAGCGCGGCTGGGGTGCGGGCATGGCCGCGTTCATGGCGATGACCATGTGGGAGGGCGAGTTCACCGACGCCTACTTCGCCCAGCCCGTGCCCGATCCGGCGGCGTTCGGCATGCCCGCCGAGGATGACGGCAGCCGCGCCGACCCGTTGCTGTCGAAGAATTCGTGGGCCGTCAGCGACTACCGGCCCGACCCGGCGGTGCTCGCCGCCGCGCCGACCCGGGTCGTCATCGCGGTCGGCGAGGAGACCGGCAACACCTACACCGCGCGCACCGCGCATGCGACCGCAGCGCTGCTGGGCCAGGAGGCGACCGTCTTCCCCAGCCACCATGGTGGTTTCCTCGGCGGCGAGTTCGGTTATGCGGGCAAGCCCGACGAGTTCGCGGTGAAACTTCGTGAGGTGCTGGGCGGCTGA
- a CDS encoding PLD nuclease N-terminal domain-containing protein produces MVRLYSLFVLIDLALIVIALIDCLSAEEHAIRALPRPFWVLLILLVSPIGAIAWFVAGRPARPVKLSNGTVWRPGSGFPENERPSAPDDDPQFLSKLAESNRREDEKLMKDWEADLRRREEELRRRESAADDKTT; encoded by the coding sequence GTGGTTCGCCTCTACTCACTCTTCGTGCTCATCGACCTGGCGCTCATCGTGATCGCCCTGATCGATTGCCTGTCCGCTGAAGAGCACGCCATCCGGGCCCTGCCCCGCCCGTTCTGGGTCCTGCTGATCCTGCTCGTCTCGCCGATCGGCGCGATCGCGTGGTTCGTGGCCGGCCGCCCGGCCCGGCCGGTGAAGCTGAGCAACGGCACGGTCTGGCGTCCCGGCAGCGGCTTCCCGGAGAACGAGCGGCCATCGGCGCCCGACGACGACCCGCAGTTCCTAAGCAAGCTCGCCGAGTCGAACCGGCGCGAGGACGAGAAGCTCATGAAGGACTGGGAAGCCGACCTGCGCCGCCGCGAGGAGGAACTGCGCCGCCGGGAGTCCGCCGCCGACGACAAGACGACGTAG
- a CDS encoding VOC family protein, which translates to MAVIAQISLGVQDPDRAGAFWTHALGYVRRPPRWNGDDWIVIEPPPGVAGAAIAMDTSSSPAEELPRVHLDLQIEHGDLDAEVDRLVRLGAQRVDWPYYPKPGERHPDEVPYVVLADPEGNRFCVGGQPAAG; encoded by the coding sequence ATGGCAGTGATCGCGCAGATCTCGCTCGGTGTGCAGGATCCCGACCGGGCCGGAGCTTTCTGGACCCACGCCCTCGGCTACGTCCGGCGTCCGCCCCGCTGGAACGGCGACGACTGGATCGTGATCGAGCCACCGCCGGGTGTGGCCGGCGCCGCCATCGCGATGGACACCAGCTCGAGCCCGGCCGAGGAGCTGCCCCGGGTGCACTTGGACCTGCAGATCGAGCACGGCGACCTGGACGCCGAGGTGGACCGGTTGGTGCGGCTGGGCGCCCAGCGCGTCGACTGGCCGTACTACCCGAAACCGGGCGAACGTCATCCGGACGAGGTGCCCTATGTGGTGCTCGCCGACCCTGAGGGCAACCGCTTCTGTGTCGGCGGACAGCCCGCCGCCGGTTGA
- a CDS encoding SigE family RNA polymerase sigma factor has translation MTFEEFVSARLTNLVRYATVVTWDPHLAEDITQNVLVRAQARWPRISRMDAPELYVKRMLVNEFLSWRRRRAAQSVPLSGEFLAGFLPAAPDPTAQRDDRDAMLRLIATLPPRQRAVIALRFYEDLPVEEIADILGCRTVTVRTHLMRALAALQNALPATLVTTGEPS, from the coding sequence GTGACGTTCGAAGAGTTCGTATCCGCCCGCCTCACCAACCTGGTGCGCTACGCGACGGTGGTCACGTGGGATCCGCATCTGGCCGAGGACATCACTCAGAACGTGCTGGTGCGGGCGCAGGCGCGATGGCCACGGATAAGCCGGATGGACGCGCCGGAGCTGTATGTGAAGCGCATGCTCGTCAACGAGTTCCTGTCGTGGCGGCGGCGCCGGGCGGCCCAGTCGGTTCCGCTGTCCGGTGAGTTCCTCGCGGGGTTCCTGCCGGCCGCGCCGGATCCGACGGCCCAGCGTGACGACCGGGACGCGATGTTGCGCCTGATCGCCACCCTGCCGCCCCGGCAACGGGCGGTGATCGCGCTGCGCTTCTACGAGGATCTGCCGGTAGAGGAGATCGCGGACATTCTCGGCTGTCGAACGGTCACCGTCCGTACCCATTTGATGCGTGCCCTGGCAGCCCTGCAGAACGCGCTGCCGGCCACGCTGGTGACCACCGGGGAGCCGTCGTGA
- a CDS encoding winged helix-turn-helix transcriptional regulator has product MPTSRSYADACGIARALDVVGERWALLLVRELLLGPQRFSDLRRALPGASSNLVTDRLRELQGRGVISRRRLPPPAASDVYELTAWGRELEPILLALGGWGLRVPRPAGSTLSATSVLLYLRGSIDPGEHTYRVELDDRIWTVRSPAEEGPAEEGPAEEEPAEEEPAGEEGVEPGMVGKPGKPGPGEVGRAAGRVAVEPGEPARADGSIRTDPETLNTLLDDPGRLAELVAAGRAEVSGDVTALITRVRAV; this is encoded by the coding sequence GTGCCGACCAGCCGGAGTTACGCCGACGCCTGCGGGATTGCTCGCGCCCTTGACGTGGTGGGGGAGCGCTGGGCCCTGCTGCTTGTCCGGGAACTGCTGCTCGGCCCGCAGCGCTTCTCGGATCTGCGGCGTGCGCTGCCCGGCGCCAGCTCGAACCTGGTCACCGACCGGCTGCGCGAGCTGCAGGGCCGGGGCGTGATCAGCCGTCGCCGGCTGCCTCCGCCGGCCGCCTCCGATGTGTACGAGCTGACCGCCTGGGGCCGCGAGCTGGAGCCGATCCTGCTCGCCCTGGGCGGTTGGGGGCTCCGGGTGCCGCGCCCGGCCGGCTCAACGCTCAGCGCCACCTCGGTCCTGCTCTACCTGCGCGGCTCGATCGACCCGGGCGAGCACACCTACCGGGTTGAGCTGGACGACCGGATCTGGACGGTCCGGTCGCCGGCCGAAGAAGGGCCGGCCGAAGAAGGGCCGGCCGAGGAAGAGCCGGCCGAGGAGGAGCCGGCCGGCGAGGAGGGGGTCGAGCCGGGCATGGTGGGCAAGCCGGGCAAACCCGGGCCGGGTGAAGTCGGGCGTGCGGCCGGCCGCGTGGCGGTCGAGCCGGGTGAGCCCGCGCGCGCCGACGGCTCGATTCGCACCGACCCCGAGACCTTGAACACGCTGCTGGACGACCCGGGGAGACTGGCTGAGCTGGTCGCCGCCGGGCGGGCCGAGGTCAGCGGGGACGTCACGGCGCTGATCACCCGGGTGCGGGCGGTTTGA
- a CDS encoding D-alanyl-D-alanine carboxypeptidase family protein, with protein MTQAPRPDDQATPASPGHTSPNTDPPAGPVVGSAKVPPSPPATGPAGSKATGSAESKATGPAESKAAGPANSKAAGTVYGRTPTAGPSPEQPISPPATAGRAAVPATTPPPNAVPSLGVPKKERRLLTATLVALVALLGLTGAGAAAQLSRDVPAATLAMDLASTMQIPGDTPELPWPDDGAAELMIEGLGRLGGSGADSAEPIGSVAKVMTAYVILQEHPLSGNQEGPSLTVTAADAADYRSRIATNQSLVPVKEGTKLTERDALEALMLPSANNIAHQLAIWDAGSESEFVEKMNAAADELGMANTEYTDPSGFLPTTISTAADQVILGRAAVRNPVFAEIVELEAATIPVAGRINNYNDLLGEGGVFGIKTGSTDEAGGNLLFASRLKVGSRTLVLVGAVFNQPGANTPEQLAAVNVVVRKLLTAVRKVVKEHELIAAAPAGRVETAWGETATVSPAAPLKVIGWPGLKVPVKIKHTDPGDAITAGEPVGTAEASGVRVQLRADAALPEPSLWWRLTRRP; from the coding sequence ATGACGCAGGCGCCACGGCCCGACGACCAGGCCACGCCCGCGTCACCAGGCCACACCAGCCCCAACACCGACCCACCGGCCGGCCCCGTGGTCGGCTCCGCGAAGGTGCCGCCCTCTCCCCCAGCCACCGGACCGGCCGGAAGCAAAGCCACCGGATCGGCCGAAAGCAAAGCCACCGGACCGGCCGAAAGCAAAGCCGCCGGACCAGCCAACAGCAAGGCCGCCGGCACGGTCTACGGGCGGACACCGACCGCCGGTCCGTCGCCTGAGCAGCCGATCAGCCCGCCGGCCACCGCGGGCCGGGCCGCTGTGCCCGCGACGACGCCTCCACCGAATGCAGTGCCGTCGCTCGGCGTACCCAAGAAGGAACGGCGCCTGCTCACCGCCACCCTCGTCGCGCTCGTCGCGCTGCTCGGCCTGACCGGCGCCGGGGCCGCGGCGCAGCTCAGCCGGGACGTGCCTGCCGCGACGCTGGCCATGGATCTCGCCTCGACCATGCAGATCCCCGGCGACACCCCGGAGCTGCCCTGGCCGGACGACGGCGCGGCGGAGCTGATGATCGAAGGGCTCGGCCGGCTGGGCGGCTCGGGCGCGGACTCCGCCGAGCCGATCGGCAGTGTCGCGAAGGTGATGACCGCCTACGTGATCCTGCAGGAGCATCCGCTCAGCGGCAATCAAGAAGGCCCATCACTCACCGTGACCGCCGCGGATGCCGCCGACTACCGGTCACGGATCGCCACCAACCAGTCCCTGGTCCCGGTCAAGGAAGGCACGAAACTCACCGAACGCGACGCCCTCGAGGCCCTGATGCTGCCGTCGGCGAACAACATCGCGCACCAGCTCGCCATCTGGGACGCCGGTAGCGAGAGCGAATTCGTCGAGAAGATGAACGCGGCCGCTGACGAGCTGGGCATGGCGAACACCGAGTACACCGATCCCAGCGGCTTCCTTCCGACCACCATCAGTACCGCTGCCGACCAGGTGATTCTCGGCCGCGCCGCGGTGCGGAACCCGGTCTTCGCGGAGATCGTCGAGCTCGAGGCGGCGACCATCCCGGTGGCCGGCCGGATCAACAATTACAACGATCTGCTCGGTGAGGGCGGTGTCTTCGGCATCAAGACCGGTTCGACCGACGAGGCCGGCGGGAACCTGCTGTTCGCGTCCCGGCTCAAGGTCGGCAGCCGCACGCTGGTCCTGGTCGGCGCGGTCTTCAACCAGCCCGGCGCGAACACGCCGGAACAGCTCGCCGCGGTCAACGTGGTGGTCCGCAAGCTGCTCACCGCGGTCCGCAAGGTCGTCAAGGAGCACGAGCTGATCGCGGCGGCGCCGGCCGGCCGGGTGGAGACCGCCTGGGGCGAGACGGCCACGGTCAGCCCGGCAGCCCCGCTCAAGGTGATCGGCTGGCCCGGCCTGAAGGTTCCGGTCAAGATCAAACACACCGATCCCGGCGATGCGATCACCGCGGGCGAGCCGGTGGGCACGGCCGAAGCTTCCGGCGTACGGGTACAGCTGCGCGCCGACGCCGCACTCCCCGAGCCGTCCCTGTGGTGGCGCCTGACCCGCCGACCATGA
- a CDS encoding ChaB family protein produces the protein MPARKDMPSTLKRSPKKAQNTYVKAHDAAVEEYGEGERAHRTAFAAVKHSFEKVGDHWEPKKKKGPSDKKAAGGRDTKAKTAEGVDANASKQHLKDVAKKLDISGRSKMTKPELVDAIQKANKKANRKKS, from the coding sequence ATGCCCGCGCGTAAGGACATGCCGAGCACTCTGAAGCGGTCGCCGAAGAAGGCGCAGAACACCTACGTGAAGGCGCACGACGCCGCGGTCGAGGAGTACGGCGAGGGGGAGCGGGCGCACCGCACCGCGTTCGCCGCGGTGAAGCACTCGTTCGAGAAGGTCGGCGACCACTGGGAGCCGAAGAAGAAGAAGGGGCCGAGCGACAAGAAGGCCGCCGGCGGCCGTGACACCAAGGCCAAGACCGCCGAGGGCGTCGACGCGAACGCCAGCAAGCAGCACCTGAAGGACGTGGCGAAGAAGCTGGACATCAGCGGCCGCTCCAAGATGACTAAGCCGGAGCTGGTGGACGCCATCCAGAAGGCCAACAAGAAGGCGAATCGCAAGAAGTCATGA
- a CDS encoding VOC family protein: MGQPVVHFEIIGTDPGKLRDYYGDLFGWEFATGGPVAPQVSEAGNYGFTEGETIPGGVGGGPGFRPHTLFYVNVPDVEAALDQAETLGGKRVLGPVRSPGTDLVVGQFTDPEGNLIGLASISPA; the protein is encoded by the coding sequence ATGGGACAGCCGGTCGTGCACTTCGAAATCATCGGCACCGATCCGGGCAAGCTCCGGGACTACTACGGCGACCTGTTCGGCTGGGAGTTCGCCACTGGCGGACCGGTCGCCCCGCAGGTCTCCGAGGCGGGCAATTACGGCTTCACCGAGGGCGAGACAATCCCCGGCGGCGTCGGTGGCGGGCCTGGCTTCCGCCCGCACACACTCTTCTACGTCAACGTGCCAGACGTCGAAGCGGCCCTCGACCAGGCCGAGACCCTCGGCGGCAAGCGTGTGCTGGGCCCGGTCCGCTCCCCCGGAACCGACCTGGTCGTCGGCCAGTTCACCGACCCCGAGGGCAACCTGATCGGCCTGGCAAGCATCAGCCCGGCCTGA